The following proteins are co-located in the Sandaracinaceae bacterium genome:
- a CDS encoding KH domain-containing protein, giving the protein MSDRDPKLHDGALLLEDGPAPAATPRPENDKKAELAADALEDILDLMDFDVDVDIREDDERIVLDLVGPDAGMVIGKKGQTLDALQFILNKVVNRDPEGRRHIVLDSGDYRDRHDKGLVSMARREAKRAVTQGKVVTLRPMSARDRRVIHLSLAKLEGVTTSSSGEGMRRRIQIIPARTR; this is encoded by the coding sequence ATGAGCGACCGAGACCCCAAGCTCCACGACGGCGCCCTCCTCCTCGAGGATGGCCCGGCCCCCGCCGCCACCCCGCGCCCCGAGAACGACAAGAAGGCCGAGCTCGCCGCCGACGCCCTCGAGGACATCCTGGACCTGATGGACTTCGACGTGGACGTGGACATCCGCGAGGACGACGAGCGCATCGTGCTCGACTTGGTGGGGCCGGACGCGGGCATGGTCATCGGCAAGAAGGGCCAGACCCTGGACGCCCTGCAGTTCATCCTGAACAAGGTGGTCAACCGCGACCCCGAGGGTCGGCGTCACATCGTGCTGGACTCGGGCGACTACCGCGATCGCCACGACAAGGGCTTGGTGAGCATGGCCCGTCGCGAGGCCAAGCGCGCCGTCACGCAGGGCAAGGTCGTCACGCTGCGCCCCATGAGCGCGCGCGACCGGCGCGTCATCCACCTGTCGCTGGCCAAGCTGGAGGGCGTCACCACGTCGTCGTCTGGCGAGGGGATGCGCCGGCGCATCCAGATCATCCCGGCGCGCACGCGCTGA
- a CDS encoding ribbon-helix-helix domain-containing protein, with the protein MARKKISTTVYITPEQNEQLKLLHDRTKVPIAVYIREGIDLVLRRHADELPGQLSLTAADD; encoded by the coding sequence ATGGCGCGCAAGAAGATCTCCACGACCGTGTACATCACCCCCGAGCAGAACGAGCAGCTGAAGCTCCTGCACGACCGCACCAAGGTGCCCATCGCGGTGTACATCCGCGAAGGCATCGATCTGGTCCTGCGACGTCACGCGGACGAGCTACCGGGTCAGCTGTCGTTGACCGCCGCCGACGACTGA
- a CDS encoding class I SAM-dependent methyltransferase, whose translation MDQVRALAERLDIPLTDAAGERLSAFLALTSLWGKRIDLTSARDDAALAEILFVDALHMVSETLVPRGARVLDVGAGVGAPTLPMLLLRDDLRALLVEPRRKRVAFLRTAVGSLGLASRVQVVEAKLDLAHPTALTDAHGSVDVALARATFSPPVWLGLGRQLAPRTLVLTAQEAPPEGALTAVSYAVPSNGAKRVVSAYASG comes from the coding sequence ATGGACCAGGTGCGCGCGCTCGCCGAGCGCCTCGACATTCCCCTGACCGACGCCGCTGGCGAGCGCCTCTCCGCGTTCCTGGCGCTGACCTCGCTGTGGGGCAAGCGCATCGACCTGACCAGCGCGCGCGACGACGCCGCGCTGGCCGAGATCTTGTTCGTCGACGCGCTGCACATGGTGTCCGAAACGCTGGTCCCACGCGGCGCTCGTGTGTTGGACGTTGGCGCCGGCGTCGGTGCGCCCACGCTCCCCATGCTGCTGCTGCGCGACGACCTGCGCGCGCTGCTGGTGGAGCCGCGCCGAAAGCGGGTGGCGTTCTTGCGCACGGCGGTCGGGAGCCTCGGGCTCGCGTCGCGCGTGCAGGTGGTCGAGGCCAAGCTGGACCTCGCGCACCCGACGGCGCTGACCGACGCGCACGGGTCGGTGGACGTCGCGCTCGCGCGGGCCACGTTCTCGCCGCCCGTGTGGCTGGGGCTGGGCCGGCAGCTCGCTCCCCGCACGCTGGTGTTGACCGCGCAGGAGGCTCCGCCCGAAGGGGCGCTCACCGCCGTGAGCTACGCGGTGCCCAGCAACGGGGCCAAGCGGGTGGTCAGCGCCTACGCGTCGGGGTGA
- the lepA gene encoding elongation factor 4, with translation MSYDPARIRNFSIIAHIDHGKSTLADRILEVTGAITAREKKAQLLDRMELEQERGITIKAQGVRLPYIALDGTEYQLNLIDTPGHVDFSYEVSRSLAACEGALLVVDATQGVEAQTLANVYLALENNLEIIPVFNKVDLPSADVDRVRREVEDVIGLDCSEVLPCSGKTGEGVREILEAICRRVPPPKFNTAENAPLRALMFDSWYDTYRGAMGMVRVVDGTLRKGEKIKMMATGAVYEATELGVYSPFPVAVDHLGPGEVGFFGASIKTIRDTKVGDTITQLHNQATDALAGFQEVKPMVFCGVFPTDGEQYPELRDALDKLHLNDSAFQFEPENSDALGFGFRCGFLGLLHMEIVQERLEREYNLDLITTAPSVVYRVTNEKGETFEVENPSRLPDGRVKIEEPYFTVSIHVPEAYVGAVIKLCQNRRGEQKNIQYASTDRVIITYELPLGEVLFDFFDQLKNATRGYASMDYELAGYRENKLVRLDMLINGEKLDALSAIVHMDNAQHIGRALASKLKGIVPQQQFEVAIQAAIGTKVIARETVRALRKDVTAKCYGGDISRKRKLLEKQKEGKKRMKSVGRVDIPQAAFHAILKVND, from the coding sequence ATGAGCTACGACCCCGCACGCATCCGCAACTTCAGCATCATCGCGCACATCGATCACGGGAAGAGCACGCTCGCCGATCGCATCCTCGAGGTCACGGGCGCCATCACCGCGCGTGAGAAGAAGGCGCAGCTGCTCGACCGCATGGAGCTCGAGCAGGAGCGCGGCATCACCATCAAGGCGCAGGGCGTGCGGCTGCCGTACATCGCGCTCGACGGCACCGAGTACCAGCTCAACCTGATCGACACGCCGGGCCACGTGGACTTCTCCTACGAGGTCAGCCGCTCGCTGGCGGCGTGCGAGGGCGCGCTGCTGGTGGTGGACGCCACGCAGGGGGTCGAGGCGCAGACGCTGGCCAACGTGTACCTCGCGCTCGAGAACAACCTCGAGATCATCCCGGTGTTCAACAAGGTGGACCTGCCCAGCGCCGACGTGGATCGCGTGCGGCGCGAGGTGGAGGACGTGATCGGCCTCGACTGCTCCGAGGTGCTGCCCTGCAGCGGCAAGACGGGCGAGGGGGTGCGCGAGATCCTCGAGGCCATCTGCCGCCGCGTGCCGCCGCCGAAGTTCAACACCGCGGAGAACGCGCCGCTGCGCGCGCTCATGTTCGACAGCTGGTACGACACCTACCGCGGCGCGATGGGCATGGTGCGCGTGGTGGACGGGACGCTGCGCAAGGGCGAGAAGATCAAGATGATGGCGACGGGGGCCGTCTACGAGGCCACGGAGCTGGGCGTCTACTCCCCGTTCCCGGTTGCCGTCGATCACCTCGGCCCAGGCGAGGTCGGCTTCTTCGGCGCGAGCATCAAGACCATCCGCGACACGAAGGTGGGCGACACCATCACCCAGCTGCACAACCAGGCGACCGACGCGCTGGCCGGCTTCCAAGAGGTGAAGCCGATGGTGTTCTGCGGCGTGTTCCCGACGGACGGCGAGCAGTACCCCGAGCTGCGGGACGCGCTCGACAAGCTGCACCTGAACGACAGCGCCTTCCAGTTCGAGCCGGAGAACTCGGACGCCCTCGGGTTCGGCTTCCGCTGCGGCTTCCTCGGCCTGCTGCACATGGAGATCGTGCAGGAGCGCTTGGAGCGCGAGTACAACCTGGACTTGATCACCACGGCCCCGAGCGTGGTGTACCGCGTGACCAACGAGAAGGGCGAGACCTTCGAGGTCGAGAACCCGTCGCGCCTGCCCGACGGGCGCGTGAAGATCGAAGAGCCGTACTTCACGGTCTCCATCCACGTGCCCGAGGCCTACGTCGGCGCGGTCATCAAGCTCTGCCAGAACCGGCGCGGCGAGCAGAAGAACATCCAGTACGCCTCGACCGACCGCGTGATCATCACCTACGAGCTGCCGCTCGGTGAGGTGCTGTTCGACTTCTTCGATCAGCTCAAGAACGCGACACGCGGCTATGCCTCGATGGACTACGAGCTGGCGGGCTACCGCGAGAACAAGCTGGTGCGCCTGGACATGCTGATCAACGGCGAGAAGCTCGACGCGCTCAGCGCCATCGTCCACATGGACAACGCGCAGCACATCGGGCGTGCGCTGGCGAGCAAGCTCAAGGGCATCGTGCCGCAGCAGCAGTTCGAGGTCGCCATCCAAGCGGCCATCGGCACCAAGGTGATCGCGCGCGAGACCGTGCGCGCGCTGCGCAAGGACGTGACGGCCAAGTGCTACGGCGGCGACATCAGCCGCAAGCGCAAGCTCCTCGAGAAGCAGAAGGAGGGCAAGAAGCGCATGAAGTCGGTGGGGCGCGTGGACATCCCGCAGGCGGCGTTCCATGCCATCCTGAAGGTCAACGACTAG
- a CDS encoding pentapeptide repeat-containing protein: MEALRARWSTPDGREIAGRLRRMIDERIGARAFDGCLEINGLVTGFPDPHAEHPEYADLRGFDFSGWRIDHSFWDADLSGASFDGAMLTRASIQHCGMQGTTFREAVLEQSQIFHPSPGPVDLARARLTQCDLSGDWGGANFRDAHLEDVSIDQADVARASFAGTTWRGTTRVGFRDAPLGVVHWKDREAVQNAARHARAGWFMAYADPSGASERVLQDPHVRPKPTGFRAVTLREGAFSGLLAAPPDDPRLREALGVFTYDQYVKDLAELQVRVDGAEGHFVLRDAEGRAFHPTYDRTCHFTEKRDAPWTVADEQLFLGRANRYLAAALFPAPPMAWQAREQVLRPRMLPGGLFPMIISHMPNDITFVPDRATLEQLCAARGWDPEWMLGTKEAP; this comes from the coding sequence ATGGAGGCGTTGAGAGCTCGCTGGTCCACACCCGACGGTCGCGAGATCGCGGGGCGTCTGCGGCGGATGATCGACGAGCGCATCGGCGCTCGCGCGTTCGATGGCTGCTTGGAGATCAACGGTCTAGTGACCGGGTTTCCCGACCCCCACGCCGAGCACCCCGAGTACGCCGACCTGCGCGGCTTCGACTTCAGCGGCTGGCGCATCGACCACAGCTTCTGGGATGCCGACCTGTCTGGTGCGTCGTTCGACGGAGCGATGCTGACCCGAGCGTCCATACAACACTGTGGGATGCAGGGCACCACGTTCCGTGAAGCCGTCTTGGAACAAAGTCAGATCTTCCACCCCAGCCCCGGTCCCGTGGACCTCGCACGAGCACGTCTCACGCAGTGCGACCTTTCCGGTGATTGGGGGGGCGCCAACTTTCGTGACGCTCATCTCGAGGACGTGAGCATCGACCAAGCCGATGTAGCGAGGGCGTCGTTCGCAGGGACCACCTGGCGCGGTACGACGAGAGTCGGCTTCAGAGACGCGCCGCTGGGCGTCGTGCACTGGAAGGACCGTGAAGCGGTCCAGAACGCGGCGCGTCACGCCCGCGCGGGTTGGTTCATGGCGTACGCCGACCCGTCGGGCGCGAGCGAACGAGTGCTACAAGACCCGCACGTACGCCCGAAGCCGACGGGGTTTCGCGCGGTGACCTTGCGGGAAGGAGCGTTCAGCGGCCTGCTCGCCGCACCTCCCGACGACCCTCGCCTGCGCGAGGCGCTCGGCGTGTTCACGTACGACCAGTACGTCAAGGATCTGGCGGAGCTCCAGGTTCGCGTCGACGGCGCCGAGGGGCACTTCGTCCTGCGGGACGCAGAGGGGCGTGCCTTCCACCCGACCTACGACCGCACCTGTCACTTCACCGAGAAGCGGGACGCTCCCTGGACGGTCGCGGACGAGCAGCTCTTCTTGGGGCGCGCCAACCGCTACCTGGCCGCCGCGCTCTTTCCTGCACCACCCATGGCGTGGCAGGCACGCGAGCAGGTGCTGCGGCCGCGGATGCTCCCCGGAGGCTTGTTCCCCATGATCATCTCGCACATGCCCAACGACATCACGTTCGTCCCGGACCGCGCCACCCTCGAGCAACTGTGTGCGGCCCGCGGTTGGGACCCCGAGTGGATGCTCGGCACGAAGGAGGCCCCATGA
- a CDS encoding rRNA pseudouridine synthase translates to MAQQRLQKVLAQAGIASRRGAEKYITDGRVRVNGKIVTELGVKVDDHLDRVEVDGRRLVRDAPVYYVLNKPREVVSTLHDPEGRESLADIIEKLPERVFPVGRLDYHTSGALLLTNDGELAEALLRPSVGVPKVYAAKLQGHVDVPQLDALRNGVKLDDGYVTKKAEVFVLRTEDRSTWVQITLREGKNRQIHRMGDAIGHRVQRLTRLSFAGVSTEGLRPGQQRLLTKKELDAIHKSFVTPFKRRKREGAPGTGQQAPEAFDGDDEQLLDDDY, encoded by the coding sequence ATGGCGCAGCAACGACTCCAGAAGGTCCTCGCCCAGGCGGGGATCGCCTCGCGGCGCGGCGCCGAGAAGTACATCACCGACGGGCGCGTGCGGGTCAACGGCAAGATCGTGACCGAGCTGGGCGTGAAGGTGGACGATCACCTCGACCGCGTGGAGGTGGATGGCCGGCGCCTCGTGCGAGACGCCCCGGTCTACTACGTGCTGAACAAGCCGCGCGAGGTCGTGAGCACCCTGCACGACCCGGAGGGGCGCGAGTCGCTCGCCGACATCATCGAGAAGCTCCCCGAGCGCGTGTTCCCCGTGGGGCGCCTCGACTACCACACCAGCGGCGCGCTCTTGCTCACCAACGACGGCGAGCTGGCCGAGGCGCTGCTGCGGCCCAGCGTCGGTGTCCCCAAGGTCTACGCTGCGAAGCTGCAGGGGCACGTGGACGTGCCGCAGCTGGACGCGCTGCGTAACGGCGTGAAGCTCGACGACGGCTATGTCACCAAGAAGGCCGAGGTGTTCGTGCTGCGTACCGAAGACCGCTCCACCTGGGTCCAGATCACGCTGCGCGAGGGCAAGAACCGGCAGATCCACCGCATGGGCGACGCCATCGGCCACCGCGTCCAGCGCCTGACGCGTCTGTCCTTCGCCGGCGTGTCCACGGAGGGCCTGCGCCCGGGGCAGCAGCGCCTGCTCACCAAGAAGGAGCTGGACGCCATCCACAAGTCGTTCGTGACGCCCTTCAAGCGGCGCAAGCGCGAGGGCGCGCCGGGCACGGGTCAGCAAGCCCCCGAGGCGTTCGACGGGGACGACGAGCAGCTCCTGGACGACGACTACTAG